TTGGTGACGACCGGCTCCTTGTACAGCAGCCGCTGGACCACGCGACCCTTGAGGAGGTGGGTCTCGACGATCTCGCGGACGTCGGCCACGGTGGCCTTGCAGTAGAGGATGCCCTCGGGGTAGACGACGATGGTCGGACCCTGTTCACAAAGTCCAAAGCAGCCCGTTTCAACGACCTTTACTTCTCTATCCAGTTTTCTTCTGGCCACCTCC
The sequence above is drawn from the Bacillota bacterium genome and encodes:
- a CDS encoding (2Fe-2S) ferredoxin domain-containing protein, giving the protein MDFYRAHVLVCAGTNCSLKGNKAVREALVREVARRKLDREVKVVETGCFGLCEQGPTIVVYPEGILYCKATVADVREIVETHLLKGRVVQRLLYKEPVVT